A DNA window from Brassica napus cultivar Da-Ae chromosome C1, Da-Ae, whole genome shotgun sequence contains the following coding sequences:
- the LOC111212054 gene encoding uncharacterized protein LOC111212054, whose amino-acid sequence MLKDIERALDSFRDQLNTAEDDFDMWRRSSGYKPKFLIQETLLLLWPKGIWFSQATPKFAFMAWLATRGRLSTMDRVSQWSQGIDTSCVLCKNTPESQNHLFFECSFSAQVWEHLVKGILQNSYTAEWTGIKILLVDRNLERYKLLCTRYAFQAAVYAIWRERNRRMHGEPPLPTQALMKLVDKGMRNKLSLIKLHGWKRFEGILQFWFATRV is encoded by the coding sequence ATGCTGAAAGATATTGAAAGGGCCCTGGACTCTTTTAGAGATCAACTGAACACTGCAGAGGATGATTTCGACATGTGGAGACGATCATCTGGCTACAAACCAAAATTTTTGATACAAGAGACTTTGTTGCTTCTTTGGCCGAAAGGTATATGGTTCTCGCAGGCTACCCCAAAGTTTGCTTTCATGGCTTGGCTTGCAACTAGGGGAAGACTATCTACCATGGATCGGGTTTCTCAATGGAGTCAAGGCATTGACACAAGTTGTGTCTTATGCAAGAACACTCCAGAATCCCAGAACCATCTTTTCTTCGAGTGTTCCTTCTCAGCTCAAGTTTGGGAGCATCTAGTCAAAGGTATATTGCAGAACTCATACACTGCAGAATGGACTGGTATTAAGATATTGCTTGTTGATCGGAATCTGGAGAGATACAAGTTGTTATGTACTCGATACGCCTTCCAAGCCGCTGTCTATGCGATATGGAGAGAACGCAATAGGCGCATGCATGGAGAACCACCGCTGCCCACTCAAGCTCTGATGAAGCTTGTTGATAAAGGTATGCGAAACAAACTCAGCTTAATAAAACTACATGGATGGAAGAGATTTGAAGgcattttgcagttttggtttGCTACAAGAGTGTAA
- the LOC125580320 gene encoding uncharacterized protein LOC125580320, with protein sequence MPYENTSQGSINMAPTIKTIGEYKTHQDYFVDFFGDNLLVTQTETPSVIRRWIRDVVYRHRRSRSSHPLVVGVGVQWTPSWYFSPPAYDRPADTLQLCVGTSVLIVQLSYCQRVPNILRRFLTNPDTTFVGFWNSQDVRKLEITRHQLEIGELLDVRKYVADQQGRSLRGRSFEGIVEECMGLEGVKLDRKISKSDWSVDYLSKEQLVQVSVDAYVSFKLGVDARLWQV encoded by the coding sequence atgccATATGAGAACACATCACAGGGATCAATTAATATGGCTCCAACGATAAAAACCATTGGGGAATACAAGACTCACCAAGATTATTTCGTCGATTTCTTTGGAGACAATTTGTTAGTCACTCAAACCGAGACACCCTCCGTCATCAGGCGATGGATCCGAGACGTCGTCTACCGTCACCGTCGCTCGCGTTCTTCTCACCCTCTCGTCGTTGGAGTCGGCGTCCAGTGGACACCGTCATGGTACTTCTCACCACCGGCGTACGACCGTCCAGCGGATACACTCCAGCTATGCGTGGGAACATCAGTTCTCATCGTCCAGCTCTCTTACTGTCAGCGCGTCCCCAACATCCTTCGACGTTTCCTCACGAATCCCGACACGACTTTTGTCGGTTTCTGGAACAGCCAAGACGTGAGAAAGCTGGAAATAACGAGACACCAGTTGGAGATTGGAGAGCTTCTTGATGTAAGGAAGTACGTCGCAGATCAACAAGGTAGGAGTCTGAGGGGTCGTTCGTTTGAGGGGATTGTTGAGGAATGTATGGGGCTTGAAGGAGTGAAGCTAGATCGGAAGATAAGCAAGAGTGATTGGAGTGTTGACTACCTCAGCAAAGAGCAGTTAGTTCAGGTGTCAGTAGATGCTTATGTTTCTTTCAAGCTCGGTGTTGATGCTCGTTTATGGCAAGTTTGA
- the LOC125580321 gene encoding protein DOWN-REGULATED IN DIF1 11-like, which produces MDTKTIFMTFFIINTLVSCVYPCLGQEDVDDKPLVNPGEFDTLDALSPASQEYNIYMLENLPPKYKTYLGTCADKMGPSGISECNEDVLREILTNKPVSRECCLMVVRAGKECYMEIRKFMFRLYQLKRLASQVSFKTIEVWNRCSAKVESPSSSHDHAI; this is translated from the coding sequence ATGGACACTAAGACAATTTTTATGACATTTTTCATAATCAACACTTTAGTGTCATGTGTGTATCCATGTTTGGGCCAAGAAGATGTTGATGATAAACCACTAGTCAATCCCGGTGAGTTTGATACATTGGATGCATTATCGCCGGCTTCGCAGGAGtacaatatttatatgttaGAGAACCTCCCACCAAAATACAAAACGTATCTCGGAACCTGTGCTGATAAGATGGGGCCCAGTGGTATTTCGGAATGTAATGAAGATGTTCTTAGAGAGATTCTTACGAACAAACCTGTTTCAAGAGAGTGTTGTTTGATGGTAGTAAGAGCTGGAAAAGAATGCTACATGGAGATTAGAAAGTTCATGTTTCGATTGTATCAACTCAAACGCTTGGCTTCTCAAGTTTCTTTCAAAACTATTGAGGTTTGGAACAGATGTTCTGCTAAAGTTGAAAGTCCTTCATCATCTCACGACCACGCGATTTAG